The Nitrospirales bacterium genome includes a window with the following:
- a CDS encoding DUF1778 domain-containing protein, protein MNNQSIKTRPKTYAKNINLRVKPHARSLIDRACAITDKTVTEFVLDAACREAENMLLDRRLFDLDEKAYQAFIRALDAPTKPNPKLKALLRRKPLWEK, encoded by the coding sequence ATGAACAATCAATCAATCAAAACACGGCCCAAAACTTACGCAAAGAATATCAATCTTCGGGTCAAACCCCATGCGCGCTCATTAATCGATCGTGCATGCGCCATTACTGACAAGACAGTCACAGAGTTTGTGCTCGATGCAGCGTGCCGCGAAGCCGAGAACATGCTTCTTGATCGACGACTGTTTGACCTTGACGAAAAAGCGTATCAGGCATTTATCAGGGCGCTTGACGCCCCAACAAAACCAAATCCTAAACTGAAAGCCTTGCTACGCCGGAAGCCGCTTTGGGAAAAATAA
- a CDS encoding Rrf2 family transcriptional regulator encodes MTTVELGLRHSTSPVQAKSIAQSQAIPARFIEHVLSGLKQAGLVTSQRGAQGGYILSKEPGEISLAEIVKAMNGTTRQTLNGSINGHPKNAHEELLSDIFDRLHHAELAILRSISLQSLVDQYQDLEDKRALMYHI; translated from the coding sequence ATGACTACCGTGGAACTGGGACTTCGACACAGCACTTCACCGGTTCAGGCCAAGTCTATCGCGCAGAGCCAGGCCATCCCGGCCCGCTTTATCGAACATGTGCTCAGCGGACTCAAACAGGCGGGACTCGTGACTAGCCAGCGTGGAGCTCAAGGCGGGTACATCCTTAGTAAGGAGCCAGGCGAGATTTCTTTAGCGGAAATCGTGAAGGCCATGAATGGGACGACCCGCCAAACTCTCAATGGTTCAATCAATGGCCATCCGAAAAATGCGCACGAAGAGCTTTTATCGGACATCTTCGATCGATTGCATCATGCTGAACTTGCAATTCTTCGCTCGATCTCGTTACAAAGTTTAGTCGATCAATACCAAGACCTTGAAGATAAACGGGCGTTGATGTACCACATTTGA
- a CDS encoding sulfurtransferase TusA family protein yields MSSAPATRPAIQTMPIPQEILEEIETFEDEVTRLQNGETPVEVFKPFRLQFGIYGQRQADVQMVRIKIPFGGLTANQLRRVAELADTYATGVGHVTTRQDIQLHFVPLPQVVTIMRKLAEVGLTTREACANTVRNVTACALAGICPGEVFDVTPYANTVAQHLLRNPLTQSLPRKFKIAFSGCQSDCALTPIHDVGLLATRNAEGTIGFRMVVGGGLGSTPRMAKLLREFVPMEELIPSIEACIKVFDNLGNRKNRSKARMKFVIDKLGFDEFKRQWREAYDLLLKSGGTTSTLTILPYQDEAPLIMPTKNGNGASSNGHHTGQGANGSNGASSDFDLWKKTNVITQRQSGFLAAVIKLPWGDMTTEQMYTLADFAETYANGNIRTTINQNMIIRWIPELRIHELYQSLTEHNLHAPGAEDVEDIVACPGTDTCGLGITSSKGLARALAEVFPAGKTPKDLEGVDIKISGCHNSCAQHHIATIGLHGVGKRIGDHIAPVYELHLGGQVNGTAKIGQLIVKVPAKNVPAAIQHILDFYRQERKDGESLHAFITRVGKLKLKEELIPHTLLPAYEESPEYYIDWEADQEFSVEDLGPGECAGGALEMIDNRILEAEQELYHARILSEKHQYGIAINKAYRAVIAGAKAILVTEGTDPNTDADTLAEFDQLVAAKGLLPEAYRNLTAQMDDIGSKDASTEFLQNKLAFARDFVGACRLATDEIGQDLKLAPVEMGTEQASSATQPEENPVEASASEATVYDLRGVACPMNYVKTKLKLEMMDEGEKLEVWLDAGDPIKNVPMSLRNDGHKVLAEEAFDSTAQHYKVLVEKVEA; encoded by the coding sequence ATGAGTTCTGCACCAGCGACCCGACCTGCAATACAGACGATGCCGATTCCTCAGGAAATTCTCGAAGAAATCGAGACGTTCGAAGATGAAGTGACCCGGCTTCAAAATGGCGAAACACCCGTCGAGGTGTTTAAACCTTTCCGGCTGCAGTTTGGAATCTACGGCCAACGTCAAGCGGACGTACAGATGGTCCGGATCAAAATTCCCTTTGGCGGCCTGACGGCAAACCAGCTTCGCCGCGTCGCCGAGCTTGCCGACACGTACGCGACGGGCGTGGGGCATGTCACGACGCGACAAGACATTCAATTGCACTTTGTTCCGCTGCCGCAAGTCGTCACCATCATGAGAAAGCTGGCGGAAGTCGGCCTTACGACCCGCGAAGCCTGCGCGAATACAGTCCGCAATGTCACGGCTTGCGCATTAGCCGGCATTTGCCCGGGAGAAGTGTTTGATGTCACGCCGTATGCCAATACGGTCGCTCAACATTTACTGCGGAATCCGTTGACGCAGAGTCTTCCACGCAAGTTTAAAATCGCGTTTTCCGGCTGCCAATCGGACTGCGCCTTAACCCCCATTCATGATGTTGGACTACTCGCCACCCGCAATGCCGAAGGCACGATCGGGTTTCGAATGGTCGTCGGAGGCGGGCTCGGATCGACGCCTCGGATGGCCAAACTACTGCGCGAATTTGTTCCCATGGAGGAATTGATCCCGTCAATCGAAGCCTGCATCAAGGTATTCGACAATCTCGGCAATCGCAAAAATCGAAGCAAAGCGCGCATGAAATTCGTGATTGACAAGCTCGGATTCGATGAATTCAAGCGGCAGTGGCGGGAAGCCTACGACCTCCTCCTGAAGTCAGGAGGGACGACATCAACGCTCACCATCTTGCCGTACCAGGATGAAGCGCCTCTCATCATGCCGACCAAAAATGGCAATGGAGCATCATCAAACGGCCACCACACAGGTCAAGGCGCCAACGGATCGAATGGCGCTTCGTCGGATTTTGATCTCTGGAAAAAGACCAATGTGATCACCCAACGGCAATCCGGATTCCTGGCGGCTGTCATTAAATTGCCTTGGGGAGATATGACCACCGAACAAATGTACACACTGGCTGATTTTGCAGAGACGTATGCCAACGGAAATATTCGCACCACGATCAATCAAAACATGATTATTCGATGGATTCCCGAGCTTCGTATCCATGAGCTCTACCAGTCGCTGACAGAACACAACCTCCATGCGCCGGGAGCCGAAGACGTGGAAGACATCGTCGCATGCCCCGGCACCGACACATGTGGGTTGGGCATTACCTCATCAAAGGGCCTTGCCCGTGCGCTGGCTGAAGTCTTTCCGGCAGGGAAAACACCGAAAGATCTCGAAGGCGTCGATATCAAAATCAGTGGATGCCACAACTCTTGCGCCCAGCATCATATCGCGACCATCGGACTCCATGGAGTTGGAAAACGCATTGGAGACCACATCGCGCCCGTGTACGAACTGCATCTTGGCGGACAAGTGAACGGCACCGCCAAAATCGGACAATTAATCGTCAAAGTTCCGGCGAAGAACGTGCCAGCGGCCATCCAGCACATCTTGGACTTTTATCGTCAAGAACGGAAGGACGGCGAAAGCCTGCACGCCTTCATCACCCGAGTCGGCAAACTCAAGTTAAAGGAAGAACTGATCCCGCACACGTTGCTGCCTGCCTATGAAGAAAGCCCGGAGTATTATATCGACTGGGAAGCCGATCAAGAGTTCTCCGTCGAAGATTTAGGGCCTGGAGAATGCGCCGGCGGCGCCCTGGAAATGATCGACAATCGAATACTCGAAGCCGAACAAGAGCTCTACCATGCGAGAATTTTGTCGGAAAAACATCAATATGGCATCGCGATCAATAAGGCCTATCGGGCCGTGATTGCAGGAGCCAAAGCCATTCTTGTCACCGAAGGAACCGACCCGAACACCGACGCCGATACGTTGGCGGAATTCGATCAACTCGTCGCCGCCAAGGGTTTGCTTCCTGAAGCCTATCGCAATCTTACCGCCCAAATGGACGACATAGGGTCAAAAGACGCGTCCACTGAATTTCTTCAGAACAAACTGGCCTTCGCCCGGGATTTCGTGGGCGCCTGCCGCCTTGCGACTGATGAAATCGGGCAAGACCTTAAGCTCGCCCCGGTCGAAATGGGAACCGAGCAGGCCTCGAGCGCCACGCAGCCAGAGGAGAATCCAGTCGAGGCGTCAGCGTCCGAGGCGACTGTGTACGACTTGCGCGGTGTGGCCTGTCCCATGAATTATGTGAAAACCAAGCTGAAGCTCGAAATGATGGATGAAGGTGAAAAACTGGAAGTGTGGCTGGACGCCGGCGACCCCATCAAGAACGTGCCAATGAGTCTTCGAAATGATGGACACAAAGTCTTGGCCGAAGAGGCATTTGATAGCACAGCGCAACACTATAAAGTGTTGGTGGAAAAAGTGGAGGCGTAA
- a CDS encoding type II toxin-antitoxin system VapB family antitoxin, which translates to MRTTLNIDDDLLEKAAQLTGVSEKTSLVRLGLEALISKNAALRLAQLGGSEKHLKLPARRRSTPKR; encoded by the coding sequence ATGAGGACGACATTAAACATTGATGACGATCTTCTCGAAAAAGCCGCGCAACTCACAGGGGTTTCAGAAAAAACCTCGTTAGTACGGTTAGGCCTTGAAGCCTTGATTTCGAAAAACGCGGCACTGCGGCTAGCGCAACTCGGAGGATCAGAAAAACATCTCAAGTTGCCCGCGAGACGACGCTCTACTCCAAAACGATGA
- a CDS encoding GNAT family N-acetyltransferase, whose amino-acid sequence MGKIKPDTARPLTPRPPEALNNYHILDSFDCGNDTLNQWLRHRAMKNETSGASRTYVVSHQNHVIAFYSLATGAVACRQAPGRIRRNMPDPIPVMIVGRLAVHLDWQKKGLGGDLLADAVKRTLQAADIAGIRALVVHALSEDAKQFYEQFGFQSSSTDPLDLMIALKDAQGNLT is encoded by the coding sequence TTGGGAAAAATAAAACCCGATACAGCCCGGCCCTTAACGCCACGCCCGCCCGAAGCCCTGAATAATTATCACATTCTTGATAGTTTTGATTGTGGAAACGATACACTCAATCAATGGCTGAGGCATCGGGCCATGAAAAATGAGACTTCAGGTGCATCTCGAACCTACGTGGTCAGCCACCAGAACCATGTGATCGCCTTTTACTCCTTGGCCACTGGTGCAGTGGCTTGCAGACAGGCCCCGGGACGAATCCGCCGCAACATGCCGGACCCTATCCCCGTCATGATTGTGGGACGCCTGGCTGTTCATCTGGACTGGCAAAAGAAAGGGCTTGGCGGGGATCTTCTGGCTGATGCGGTCAAGCGCACACTACAAGCGGCAGACATTGCTGGAATCCGCGCGCTCGTCGTTCATGCTCTCTCGGAAGACGCGAAACAATTCTATGAACAGTTTGGCTTTCAATCATCCTCCACTGACCCATTGGACTTGATGATTGCGCTAAAAGACGCGCAAGGCAATTTGACGTAG
- a CDS encoding GTP-binding protein: MNDATHASSTAKSSDRSRDTPVKETMNIVIVGHVDHGKSTLLGRLYADTGTLPVGKIEKIQAICKQQGKEFEYAFLFDAFLEEQQQGITIDTARTFFTWGDRQYIIIDAPGHKEFLKNMVSGAARAEAALLIIDALEGVRDQSKRHGLLLSMLGVKQVTVVVNKMDLVGYREDVFRGIEKEYREFLAQLNVTPQYVIPASAKQGINITTNASETSWYTGPTVLDSLSHFTLETTETEKPLRLPIQDVYKFDARRILVGRITAGRLKIGDRLVFAPSNKSAAIQTIEAFNIDPPPIHASSGQSIGITLDEQIFVERGQIAAHEGEGPFVSTSFRANVFWLGRRPLEMHRTYILRLATREVPCEIVTIHRIVNANDLDDRQTSTSVQRNEVADLTLRTKAPLAFDAYTSFEDTGRFVLVDEYDVSGGGIITEMVRDEQEGLRTEARERDSAWVKGDIGPEERAQHFGHRAAVVLFTGPDVTSKAFLARKLESVLVAEGRHAYLLDAANLRRGLDADIGETNPNEAVRRYGEVARLLTDTGLIVLSTTNPFSLPAGAVAQAIQTLVNPTPVITIYMSKERESLLPDATLTFSGPEDFDERSRQIIDKLKEKGILAEAVGSQPVFQFSI; this comes from the coding sequence ATGAACGACGCGACCCACGCCTCATCTACTGCCAAATCTTCCGACCGTTCACGCGATACCCCGGTCAAAGAAACCATGAACATCGTGATCGTCGGACACGTGGATCACGGCAAATCCACGCTGCTCGGACGGCTGTATGCCGATACCGGCACGCTCCCGGTCGGGAAAATTGAAAAAATCCAAGCCATTTGCAAACAGCAAGGTAAAGAATTCGAGTACGCGTTTCTCTTTGATGCGTTCCTAGAAGAACAACAACAAGGCATCACCATCGACACGGCTCGAACCTTTTTTACGTGGGGTGACCGGCAATACATCATCATCGACGCGCCGGGGCATAAGGAATTCCTCAAAAATATGGTGTCCGGGGCCGCCCGGGCCGAAGCGGCCTTGTTGATCATCGACGCCCTGGAAGGGGTGAGAGATCAATCCAAACGACATGGGCTGTTACTCTCGATGCTCGGCGTGAAACAGGTGACCGTGGTCGTGAATAAGATGGACCTGGTCGGCTATCGCGAGGATGTGTTTCGGGGCATCGAAAAAGAGTATCGAGAATTCCTCGCTCAATTAAACGTCACCCCTCAATACGTGATCCCGGCAAGCGCGAAACAGGGCATCAACATCACAACGAACGCATCGGAAACCTCGTGGTATACCGGCCCGACGGTCTTGGACTCGCTCTCGCACTTCACCCTCGAGACCACGGAAACTGAAAAGCCGCTGCGCTTACCGATCCAAGATGTCTATAAGTTCGATGCGCGCCGGATTCTCGTCGGACGAATCACCGCCGGACGACTCAAGATCGGCGACCGCTTGGTGTTTGCACCTTCGAACAAATCAGCCGCTATCCAGACCATCGAAGCGTTTAACATCGATCCGCCGCCGATTCACGCCTCGTCCGGACAATCGATCGGCATTACGCTGGATGAGCAAATTTTCGTCGAACGGGGACAAATCGCCGCTCATGAAGGGGAAGGGCCCTTCGTCTCAACCAGCTTTCGAGCGAACGTCTTCTGGCTTGGCCGACGCCCCCTCGAAATGCACCGAACCTATATCTTACGGCTCGCCACCAGGGAAGTCCCCTGCGAAATCGTGACGATTCACCGCATCGTCAACGCCAATGATCTGGATGATCGGCAAACCTCGACTTCCGTACAACGGAATGAAGTGGCCGACCTGACCCTTCGCACCAAAGCCCCGCTCGCCTTTGACGCCTATACGTCATTCGAGGACACCGGACGTTTTGTATTGGTGGACGAATACGATGTATCCGGCGGGGGAATCATCACAGAAATGGTGCGGGACGAACAGGAAGGACTCCGTACCGAAGCCCGAGAGCGAGATTCAGCATGGGTCAAAGGAGACATCGGCCCAGAAGAACGCGCGCAACACTTTGGCCATAGAGCCGCCGTGGTCCTGTTTACGGGTCCCGACGTCACCTCAAAGGCCTTTTTGGCCCGGAAACTCGAATCGGTCCTGGTCGCCGAAGGTCGGCATGCCTACTTGCTCGATGCGGCAAACCTTCGTCGCGGGTTGGACGCCGACATTGGGGAAACCAACCCCAATGAAGCCGTCCGCCGCTATGGCGAAGTCGCCAGGCTTCTCACGGACACGGGACTCATCGTGTTGTCGACCACCAACCCCTTTTCCCTTCCTGCCGGAGCCGTGGCGCAAGCGATCCAAACCCTCGTCAATCCGACACCTGTCATCACCATTTACATGTCGAAGGAACGAGAAAGCCTCTTGCCTGACGCCACACTGACGTTCTCAGGGCCAGAAGATTTTGATGAGCGAAGCCGGCAGATCATCGACAAGCTGAAAGAAAAAGGCATTCTTGCCGAAGCCGTTGGCTCACAACCGGTCTTTCAGTTTTCTATTTGA
- a CDS encoding phosphoadenylyl-sulfate reductase translates to MPHSTETPPDAESFTRLNEEFEGRTPEEILAYAFNEYSPKIILACSFGAEDVVLADMMFRHHPDATLFYLDTDFLFPETLEVRDRIVERYQLKPEQVIQMKSLLTPDEQSATYGEALWTKQPDQCCHHRKIEPLGRILSQYAAWITGIRREQSPTRANAGLLEWDETFHLVKVNPLAAWSWEQVWTYIHANDVPYNRLHEQNYPSIGCTHCTAPVMPGEDPRSGRWKNFAKTECGLHPPKT, encoded by the coding sequence ATGCCTCATTCAACTGAAACTCCACCAGATGCGGAATCGTTCACTCGCCTCAATGAAGAGTTTGAGGGACGCACACCCGAAGAAATCTTGGCGTACGCCTTCAACGAATATTCGCCGAAGATTATTCTTGCTTGTAGCTTTGGCGCCGAAGACGTCGTGTTGGCCGACATGATGTTCCGACATCACCCAGACGCGACGCTGTTTTACCTCGACACGGACTTTTTATTTCCTGAAACTCTTGAAGTCCGCGATCGCATCGTCGAGCGCTATCAGCTAAAACCCGAACAGGTCATCCAGATGAAATCGTTGCTCACACCCGATGAACAATCGGCGACATACGGGGAAGCGTTATGGACGAAACAACCCGATCAGTGTTGCCATCATCGGAAAATTGAACCATTGGGGCGAATACTCAGTCAGTACGCTGCATGGATCACAGGAATCCGTCGCGAGCAGTCGCCAACTCGAGCGAACGCAGGGCTCCTGGAATGGGATGAGACATTTCACCTCGTGAAAGTTAACCCGCTTGCGGCCTGGTCATGGGAGCAGGTCTGGACATACATTCATGCGAACGATGTCCCGTACAACAGACTCCATGAACAGAACTACCCCAGCATAGGCTGCACCCATTGCACAGCCCCAGTCATGCCTGGAGAAGACCCTCGTTCCGGACGCTGGAAAAATTTTGCCAAGACAGAATGCGGATTGCATCCGCCGAAAACATGA
- the sugE gene encoding quaternary ammonium compound efflux SMR transporter SugE: protein MAWLYLFVAGLFEIVWAVSLKFTDGFTRLWPSVGTVVAMGISMVCISFALRSIPMGTAYAVWTGIGAAGTALLGILYFGEAGGAVRIGCIVLIVIGIAGLKLTTTA from the coding sequence ATGGCCTGGCTTTATTTGTTCGTCGCGGGATTGTTTGAAATCGTGTGGGCCGTGAGTCTGAAGTTTACGGATGGGTTTACGCGATTGTGGCCGAGTGTCGGGACGGTGGTTGCGATGGGGATCAGTATGGTGTGCATTTCGTTTGCGTTGCGGAGTATCCCGATGGGCACGGCGTATGCGGTCTGGACGGGCATTGGAGCGGCGGGAACGGCTCTTCTGGGGATTCTCTATTTTGGAGAAGCTGGAGGGGCGGTGCGCATCGGCTGTATCGTCCTGATCGTGATAGGGATTGCGGGGTTAAAATTGACTACCACTGCATGA
- a CDS encoding type II toxin-antitoxin system VapC family toxin codes for MTLVDTSIWVNHLRTGNPRLESLLQDTRVLIHPWIIGELACGEIKNREEILALLQALPETQIPEHHEVLHLLETHKLYGMGLGWVDMNLLAAAQLTGCTLWTADIPLQKAAAKLHLPK; via the coding sequence ATGACGCTGGTTGACACCTCAATCTGGGTCAATCACCTTCGGACCGGGAACCCTCGCCTAGAATCATTGCTCCAGGACACACGAGTACTCATTCATCCATGGATCATCGGTGAATTGGCTTGCGGGGAAATCAAAAACCGAGAAGAAATACTCGCCTTACTCCAAGCTCTTCCCGAAACGCAGATTCCGGAACATCATGAAGTCTTGCACCTTCTTGAAACCCATAAACTCTATGGAATGGGGTTAGGGTGGGTCGACATGAACTTACTCGCCGCAGCCCAGCTCACGGGCTGTACCTTGTGGACCGCTGATATCCCATTGCAAAAAGCCGCCGCCAAACTACACCTGCCCAAATAG
- a CDS encoding sulfate adenylyltransferase subunit 2 → MNHLRQLEDQSVFILREAYKNFDNLGMLWSMGKDSTVLLWLARKAFFGHVPFPLLHVDTSFKIPEMIEYRDRLAREWRLNLVVGQNKKALAQGMNHTKGRVECCTALKTEGLRLLLEEKGYTGIILGVRSDEDSTRAKERYFSPRDKNNEWDFRDQPPELWDQYKISFPPGTHIRIHPLLDWTEINIWEYIKLENIPFLDNLYLDQGTGQRYRSLGCEPCTFPMKSTSKTVDEVIIELRNSKVAERAGRAQDEGRGMEQLRKEGYM, encoded by the coding sequence ATGAACCATCTCAGACAACTCGAAGATCAAAGCGTGTTTATCCTGCGAGAAGCCTATAAAAACTTCGACAACCTTGGCATGCTCTGGTCCATGGGAAAAGACTCGACAGTCCTCTTGTGGCTCGCGCGAAAAGCGTTTTTCGGCCATGTCCCGTTTCCACTGCTCCATGTGGACACGAGTTTTAAAATACCGGAAATGATCGAATACCGAGACCGGCTCGCGCGTGAATGGCGGCTCAACCTTGTTGTGGGCCAAAATAAAAAAGCCCTGGCCCAAGGGATGAATCATACGAAAGGACGCGTGGAATGCTGCACCGCATTGAAGACGGAAGGCTTGAGACTCCTACTCGAAGAAAAGGGGTATACCGGGATTATCCTGGGCGTCCGTTCGGACGAAGATAGCACACGGGCCAAAGAACGATACTTCTCCCCACGCGATAAGAACAATGAATGGGATTTTCGCGATCAGCCGCCGGAGCTGTGGGATCAATATAAAATCTCCTTCCCGCCCGGCACTCATATTCGGATTCATCCCCTCTTGGACTGGACCGAAATCAATATTTGGGAATATATCAAACTTGAAAACATTCCGTTCCTTGACAATCTATACCTGGATCAAGGCACAGGGCAGCGTTACCGCAGTCTGGGATGCGAACCCTGTACCTTCCCGATGAAATCCACCTCGAAAACGGTGGACGAGGTCATCATCGAACTTCGGAACAGCAAAGTCGCCGAACGCGCCGGTCGGGCGCAAGACGAAGGCCGCGGGATGGAACAGTTGCGAAAAGAAGGATACATGTGA
- a CDS encoding 2OG-Fe(II) oxygenase — MAETREKVSDFIYTTNVIPPHVCEAIIKEIAPQEWRQHSWYNYNVDDYGSEPEKELDVLSTTQELQDGIAPYIMRAVQEYMLKYADQKDERIRGFIKTFTPIRFNRYRTGTMMRKHYDHIHSIFDGQRKGIPILTILGALNDDYEGGAFYFSDTHEVPLKAGDIMVFPSNFMYPHEVKEVTKGQRYTFVGWAF, encoded by the coding sequence GTGGCTGAAACGAGAGAAAAAGTCAGCGACTTTATCTACACGACAAACGTGATTCCTCCACATGTGTGCGAGGCCATCATCAAAGAAATTGCGCCACAGGAATGGCGGCAACATTCGTGGTACAACTACAATGTCGATGATTATGGCAGTGAGCCCGAGAAAGAACTTGACGTTCTCAGCACGACCCAAGAACTACAAGATGGCATCGCCCCGTATATCATGCGTGCCGTTCAAGAATACATGCTCAAATATGCCGACCAAAAAGATGAACGGATACGAGGATTTATCAAAACGTTCACCCCGATTCGATTCAACCGTTATCGCACCGGGACGATGATGAGAAAACATTATGATCATATTCACTCCATCTTCGATGGCCAACGCAAAGGTATCCCAATCTTAACCATACTGGGAGCGTTGAACGACGATTACGAAGGGGGAGCGTTTTACTTTTCCGACACACATGAGGTTCCGCTGAAGGCGGGAGATATCATGGTGTTTCCCTCAAACTTCATGTATCCGCATGAAGTCAAAGAAGTCACCAAAGGCCAGCGTTACACGTTTGTCGGCTGGGCATTTTAG
- a CDS encoding class I SAM-dependent methyltransferase has translation MDDANTWHSNERLSTEYYQQDRFNKDLWFRVANRDYTELIEAFNFSELLSRDHSPVELLDVGCGTGKFPSMLSAHLSPSHHIEYDYLDPSTHSLNELQKALVSPFTPRTAYHTTFEALERSDCPPQGYHLIWCLQSLYCMPREALQDIAEKLFALLNPDNGRALIYLASADAWYHRLFHLYNQQFYPHSRLPYITAENITRTLENLNIRHEVKKFHFSHTIRVSEPEVLSNYVNQCVLDEKASNNCQNNRIMRNFLESFRRGEDYQFPQQMWLIIFGATAQVP, from the coding sequence ATGGATGATGCAAACACATGGCATTCCAATGAGAGACTTTCCACGGAGTACTATCAACAGGACCGGTTCAACAAAGACCTCTGGTTTCGAGTTGCGAACCGTGATTACACTGAACTCATCGAGGCCTTCAATTTTTCTGAACTCCTCTCTCGTGACCACTCTCCGGTTGAACTGCTTGATGTCGGCTGCGGAACCGGAAAGTTTCCTTCGATGCTGAGCGCGCACCTTTCGCCGAGTCATCACATCGAATATGATTATCTTGACCCGTCTACCCATAGCTTGAATGAATTACAAAAAGCACTCGTCTCTCCATTCACACCGCGAACGGCCTATCACACGACGTTCGAAGCGCTCGAGCGATCAGATTGTCCACCGCAGGGCTACCATCTGATCTGGTGCCTTCAATCGCTGTACTGCATGCCACGTGAAGCCCTTCAAGACATTGCAGAAAAGCTCTTCGCTCTTCTGAACCCGGACAACGGCCGTGCGCTGATCTACCTGGCATCCGCCGACGCATGGTATCACCGCCTCTTTCATCTCTATAACCAACAGTTTTATCCTCATAGTCGTCTGCCATATATTACCGCGGAAAACATCACAAGAACGCTTGAGAATCTGAACATCCGTCATGAAGTCAAGAAATTCCATTTCTCCCACACCATCAGGGTCAGCGAGCCAGAAGTGTTGAGCAACTACGTCAACCAATGCGTCCTCGATGAAAAGGCATCGAATAATTGTCAGAATAATCGCATCATGAGAAACTTTCTGGAGTCGTTTCGTCGCGGTGAAGACTATCAGTTTCCTCAACAGATGTGGTTGATTATCTTTGGGGCCACAGCCCAAGTCCCATAA